One region of Rhodocaloribacter litoris genomic DNA includes:
- a CDS encoding sensor histidine kinase — protein MPESSDVPRRAFRLHRLSLKLALAGAAVTAGLWGGLGLFFPLPSFATGLLLSGLTGLALYGVAHRLLAARLELAHTTLRQIRRHEFDNLEAAHLPKGDELGGLLWEVYRTGEALEKDFREFKKVENYRREFLGNVSHELKTPIFSIRGFAETLLEGALENEAVRRTFVEKILRNANRLSNLASDLAEISRIETGELKMTVEPFDLHRVVRDVLELLEPIAVEKPVTLRSRLPERLAPVLGDGNHIRQVLINLVENAIKYNNPGGYVELVAEPSGPDEVRIAVIDNGIGIAPQHIPRVTERFYRVDKSRSRAQGGTGLGLAIVKHILGAHGRTLLIESMPGRGSTFSFTLPLAVTQPAARRSPAGGRRGP, from the coding sequence ATGCCTGAATCGTCTGACGTACCGCGGCGGGCTTTTCGCCTGCACCGTCTCTCGTTGAAGCTGGCGCTCGCTGGAGCGGCGGTCACGGCGGGGCTCTGGGGAGGCCTCGGCCTGTTTTTCCCCCTGCCGTCGTTCGCGACCGGATTGCTCCTGAGCGGGCTGACGGGGCTGGCGCTCTACGGGGTGGCGCACCGGCTGCTGGCGGCCCGGCTCGAACTGGCCCACACCACCCTCCGGCAGATCCGCCGGCACGAGTTCGACAACCTGGAAGCGGCCCACCTGCCGAAAGGGGATGAACTGGGCGGTCTCCTCTGGGAAGTCTATCGCACCGGAGAGGCGCTCGAGAAAGACTTCCGCGAGTTCAAAAAGGTGGAGAACTACCGGCGCGAGTTCCTGGGCAACGTCTCGCACGAGCTCAAAACCCCGATCTTTTCGATCCGGGGCTTTGCCGAGACGTTGCTCGAAGGCGCCCTCGAAAATGAGGCGGTACGCCGGACGTTCGTCGAGAAGATCCTGCGCAACGCCAACCGGCTGAGCAATCTGGCCAGCGACCTGGCCGAGATCTCACGCATCGAGACCGGAGAGTTGAAGATGACGGTGGAGCCGTTCGACCTCCACCGGGTGGTCCGCGACGTGCTCGAGCTGCTCGAACCCATCGCGGTGGAGAAGCCGGTGACCCTGCGCAGCCGCCTGCCCGAGCGCCTGGCCCCGGTGCTGGGGGACGGTAACCACATCCGGCAGGTGCTGATCAACCTGGTCGAGAATGCGATCAAGTACAACAATCCGGGCGGCTACGTCGAGCTTGTGGCGGAGCCTTCCGGTCCGGACGAGGTGCGCATCGCCGTGATCGACAACGGCATCGGCATCGCACCGCAGCACATTCCCCGGGTGACGGAGCGCTTCTACCGGGTGGACAAGAGCCGGTCGCGGGCGCAGGGCGGCACGGGGCTCGGCCTGGCCATCGTCAAGCACATCCTGGGGGCCCACGGGCGTACGCTGCTGATCGAAAGCATGCCGGGGCGCGGGTCCACGTTCAGCTTTACCCTGCCGCTGGCGGTCACGCAACCGGCCGCCAGGCGGTCGCCGGCCGGCGGGCGGCGGGGCCCGTAA
- a CDS encoding S41 family peptidase, producing the protein MKSKTFFGRVHVRLLAGLFVALALGFAVGFWVPRDDDFFALRKNYQIFGALYEELVAGYVDRLDPEKLMRRGIDAMLRDLDPYTVFYDQADHADIDIMMRGRYGGVGLNAAFFDGKLTVTAPVEGTSSYRQGVRAGDVITHIAGQPTEGLTLDDVQNLLRGEPGTTVEITVERAGEPAPLHFLLMREQVRLKNLSFHGFVDDDTAAGIGYIKLDRFAEGAAADVRQALQDLQRTGRLRGLILDLRDNPGGLLEAAVEIAGLFVPRHTALVSTRGRQPESERVYRTPQAPLAPELPLAVLVNGLSASASEIVAGALQDLDRAVIVGERSFGKGLVQIVRPLPYNTSLKLTTARYYIPSGRSIQALDYGRHDGTATTTPDSLRHAFTTAGGRTVFDGRGVEPDVEAAPEAPGALEQALDRRAAFLFFASHFAATHPLPEGDGSASDRFARTFGVAPADFEVSDTVLDAFRSWLDTQHFTYQTPAEHTLATLTERLEESGYMAETGDEVAALRAEIERQKAADFERHRARLKERLRTELLARYLSEEARIRASMTHDQTVRAAFRLLQDSAAYAAILRPR; encoded by the coding sequence ATGAAAAGCAAGACCTTCTTCGGACGCGTGCACGTCCGGCTGCTTGCCGGCCTCTTCGTGGCACTCGCGCTCGGCTTCGCCGTGGGCTTCTGGGTGCCGCGGGACGACGACTTCTTCGCCCTGCGCAAGAACTACCAGATCTTCGGCGCGCTCTACGAGGAACTCGTCGCCGGCTACGTGGACCGGCTCGACCCGGAGAAGCTCATGCGCCGGGGCATCGACGCGATGCTGCGCGACCTCGACCCGTACACGGTCTTCTATGACCAGGCCGACCATGCCGACATCGACATCATGATGCGGGGCCGGTACGGCGGCGTCGGGCTGAACGCGGCGTTCTTCGACGGCAAGCTGACGGTGACCGCGCCGGTGGAAGGGACCAGCAGCTACCGCCAGGGGGTGCGCGCCGGCGACGTCATCACCCACATCGCCGGCCAGCCGACCGAGGGCCTGACACTCGACGACGTGCAAAACCTGCTGCGCGGCGAACCGGGCACGACGGTCGAGATCACGGTCGAGCGCGCGGGCGAACCGGCCCCGCTTCACTTCCTGCTCATGCGCGAGCAGGTGCGCCTCAAGAACCTGTCCTTCCACGGCTTCGTGGACGACGACACCGCCGCCGGCATCGGGTACATCAAGCTCGATCGCTTCGCCGAGGGGGCCGCAGCCGACGTCCGGCAGGCCCTGCAGGACCTGCAGCGGACGGGCCGGCTGCGCGGGCTGATTCTCGACCTGCGGGACAATCCCGGCGGCCTGCTCGAAGCCGCCGTCGAGATCGCCGGCCTGTTCGTCCCCCGCCACACGGCCCTCGTCTCGACGCGTGGCCGGCAGCCGGAGAGCGAGCGGGTCTACCGGACCCCTCAGGCCCCGCTGGCACCGGAGCTGCCCCTGGCCGTGCTGGTGAACGGGCTGAGCGCCTCGGCCAGCGAGATCGTCGCCGGGGCCCTGCAGGACCTCGACCGCGCCGTCATCGTCGGGGAACGCTCCTTCGGAAAGGGGCTCGTGCAGATCGTCCGCCCGCTGCCCTACAACACCTCGCTGAAGCTGACCACGGCCCGCTACTACATCCCCAGCGGGCGCAGCATCCAAGCGCTCGACTACGGCCGCCACGACGGCACCGCCACCACCACACCCGACTCGCTCCGCCACGCGTTCACCACCGCCGGCGGGCGCACCGTCTTCGACGGGCGCGGCGTCGAGCCGGACGTCGAGGCCGCCCCCGAGGCACCGGGGGCCCTGGAACAGGCCCTCGACCGCCGGGCCGCCTTCCTCTTCTTCGCCAGCCACTTCGCCGCCACCCATCCGCTCCCCGAAGGGGACGGCAGCGCCAGTGACCGCTTCGCCCGGACCTTCGGGGTCGCCCCGGCCGACTTCGAGGTGAGCGACACCGTGCTGGACGCCTTCCGGTCGTGGCTCGACACCCAGCACTTCACCTACCAGACCCCCGCCGAGCATACCCTGGCAACCCTCACGGAGCGGCTCGAAGAAAGCGGCTACATGGCGGAGACCGGCGACGAGGTAGCCGCCCTCCGCGCCGAGATCGAGCGCCAGAAAGCGGCCGACTTCGAACGCCACCGGGCGCGGCTGAAAGAGCGGCTCCGCACCGAGCTCCTGGCCCGCTACCTGAGCGAGGAAGCCCGGATCCGGGCCTCGATGACCCACGACCAGACGGTGCGCGCCGCCTTCCGGCTCCTGCAGGATTCGGCGGCCTACGCCGCCATCCTGCGCCCCCGGTGA
- a CDS encoding orotate phosphoribosyltransferase, which yields MANDTLSPSSYADLVELGRRLYERALVRREQELITDPRGQPIGWLLDTRIPMLDGALFREVGEVLAARLRARGLHQVAGFGFGAYALVCSVLAAPGTPRFTGGFIREKRKPHGRRRLVEGPLDRTRPVVLLDDILNSGRSATRALALLRGDGFEVCGLMTLFNFTWSGGRARLEAQGLWVDTLLDLNLRESSRSSSDSPY from the coding sequence ATGGCGAACGACACGTTGAGCCCATCGAGTTATGCCGATCTCGTCGAGCTGGGCCGTCGCCTGTACGAGCGCGCCCTGGTGCGACGCGAGCAGGAACTGATCACCGATCCGCGCGGGCAACCCATCGGCTGGCTGCTGGACACGCGCATCCCGATGCTCGACGGCGCCCTCTTCCGTGAGGTGGGCGAGGTGCTGGCGGCGCGGCTCCGGGCCCGCGGCCTCCATCAGGTGGCCGGCTTCGGCTTCGGCGCCTACGCCCTGGTCTGCTCGGTGCTCGCCGCCCCCGGCACCCCGCGCTTCACGGGCGGCTTCATCCGGGAGAAGCGCAAACCGCATGGCCGGCGCCGCCTCGTCGAAGGCCCGCTCGACCGCACCCGCCCCGTCGTCCTCCTCGACGACATCCTCAACAGCGGGCGCAGCGCCACACGGGCCCTCGCCCTCCTGCGCGGCGACGGCTTCGAGGTCTGCGGCCTCATGACGCTCTTCAACTTCACCTGGAGCGGCGGCCGCGCCCGCCTGGAGGCCCAGGGCCTCTGGGTCGATACCCTGCTCGACCTCAACCTGCGCGAAAGCAGTCGCAGCAGCTCCGACTCTCCGTACTGA
- a CDS encoding response regulator transcription factor, with the protein MTVAPSFPDHPTILIVDDEEDILDLLQYNLAREGFETTLAHDGVEALEKAGKNPPDLVILDIMMPRMDGIEVCRRLRQDAHLRHIPILMLTARSEEEDHVRGLDVGADIYLTKPISIPVLLSQTKALLRGVRRYETPPDLLRIHDLSIDRDRYLVYRERDGRQEELRFPRKEFELLRFLAAHPGKVFTRQALLDEVWGRDVYVVDRTVDVHVRKIREKIGNEYIETVKGVGYRFKE; encoded by the coding sequence ATGACCGTTGCCCCATCCTTTCCGGACCACCCCACGATCCTGATCGTCGACGACGAGGAGGACATCCTGGATCTCTTGCAATACAACCTCGCACGGGAGGGTTTTGAGACGACGCTCGCCCACGACGGCGTGGAGGCGCTGGAGAAGGCGGGAAAGAATCCGCCGGACCTGGTCATTCTCGACATCATGATGCCGCGGATGGACGGCATCGAGGTGTGCCGGCGGCTGCGCCAGGACGCCCACCTGCGCCACATCCCGATCCTGATGCTGACGGCGCGCAGCGAGGAGGAAGACCACGTCCGGGGCCTCGACGTCGGCGCGGACATCTACCTCACCAAGCCCATCTCCATCCCGGTCTTGCTCAGCCAGACGAAGGCGCTCCTGCGCGGCGTACGGCGCTACGAAACCCCGCCGGACCTGCTCCGCATCCACGATCTGTCCATCGACCGCGATCGCTATCTGGTCTATCGCGAACGGGACGGCCGGCAGGAAGAGCTGCGCTTTCCCCGCAAAGAGTTCGAGCTGTTGCGCTTCCTGGCCGCGCATCCGGGCAAGGTCTTCACGCGCCAGGCCCTGCTCGACGAGGTCTGGGGGCGCGACGTCTACGTGGTCGACCGCACCGTGGATGTGCACGTGCGAAAGATCCGGGAAAAAATCGGCAACGAGTATATCGAGACGGTCAAGGGAGTCGGCTACCGGTTCAAGGAGTAG
- the glyA gene encoding serine hydroxymethyltransferase, which translates to MTDLERNDPDVFRAIEQEVERQNNGLELIASENFVSKAVLQAMGSALTNKYAEGLPGKRYYGGCQFVDVVENLARERAKALFGAAWVNVQPHSGAQANAAVYLTLLEPGDTFLGLDLAHGGHLTHGSPVNFSGILYRAAYYGVEKDGPLAGRIDMNKVREKAKAVRPKMISIGASAYPRDFDYAAFREIADEVGAFLWMDMAHPAGLIAAGVLNDPLPHAHIVSTTTHKTLRGPRGGMLLIGKDYENPFGKVAPKSGRVRMMSELFDSAVFPGTQGGPLMHVIAAKAVAFGEALQPSFRQYARQVVNNARAMADAFLERGYDLVSGGTDNHLILIDLRNKGLTGKAAEEALQAAEITVNKNMVPYDDQSPFVTSGIRLGTPAMTTRGFTEAEFRHVVELIDRVLSAPGDEAVLRAVRAEVHELCRRFPLYDFVVA; encoded by the coding sequence ATGACCGACCTTGAACGGAACGACCCCGACGTTTTTCGCGCCATCGAGCAGGAGGTGGAGCGCCAGAACAACGGCCTGGAGCTGATCGCCTCGGAAAACTTCGTCTCGAAGGCGGTGCTGCAGGCCATGGGCTCGGCGCTGACGAACAAGTATGCCGAGGGACTGCCGGGCAAGCGCTACTACGGGGGGTGCCAGTTCGTCGACGTGGTCGAGAACCTGGCGCGCGAGCGGGCGAAGGCGCTCTTCGGGGCCGCGTGGGTGAACGTGCAGCCCCACTCCGGCGCCCAGGCCAACGCCGCCGTCTACCTGACGCTGCTCGAGCCCGGGGACACGTTCCTCGGCCTGGACCTGGCCCATGGCGGCCACCTGACGCACGGCAGCCCCGTCAACTTCTCCGGCATCCTCTACCGGGCCGCGTACTACGGCGTCGAGAAGGACGGCCCGCTGGCCGGCCGCATCGACATGAACAAGGTGCGGGAGAAGGCGAAGGCCGTCCGGCCGAAGATGATCTCCATCGGCGCCAGCGCCTACCCGCGCGACTTCGACTACGCGGCCTTCCGCGAGATCGCGGACGAGGTGGGGGCCTTTCTGTGGATGGACATGGCCCACCCGGCCGGCCTCATCGCCGCCGGCGTGCTCAACGATCCGCTGCCCCACGCGCACATCGTCTCGACGACCACGCACAAGACGCTGCGCGGCCCGCGGGGCGGCATGCTGCTCATCGGCAAGGACTATGAGAACCCGTTCGGCAAGGTGGCGCCCAAAAGCGGGCGTGTCCGGATGATGAGCGAGTTGTTCGACAGCGCCGTCTTTCCCGGAACCCAGGGCGGCCCGCTCATGCACGTCATCGCGGCCAAGGCGGTGGCCTTCGGCGAGGCGCTGCAGCCCTCGTTCCGGCAATACGCCCGGCAGGTGGTTAACAACGCCCGGGCCATGGCCGATGCTTTCCTCGAACGCGGCTATGACCTCGTCTCCGGCGGCACCGACAACCACCTGATCCTGATCGACCTGCGCAACAAGGGCCTCACCGGCAAAGCCGCCGAAGAGGCCCTGCAGGCCGCCGAGATCACGGTGAACAAGAACATGGTGCCCTACGACGACCAGAGCCCCTTCGTGACCAGCGGCATCCGCCTCGGGACCCCGGCCATGACCACGCGCGGCTTCACCGAGGCGGAATTCCGGCACGTGGTCGAACTCATCGACCGTGTGCTCTCGGCCCCCGGCGACGAAGCCGTGCTCCGGGCCGTCCGGGCCGAGGTGCACGAGCTCTGCCGCCGCTTCCCCCTGTACGATTTTGTGGTGGCCTGA
- the tatC gene encoding twin-arginine translocase subunit TatC: MKRFGSRTAEKKLPPGMQGDGAARPVDAPGTADMAEMSFLEHLEELRWALIRGLGGILVATLVAVFFREWIIENILLGPKKPDFFMYKLFGIEAKEFVLQNRTITGQFFADIGTIVAVGAVLGSPLFVYSLWKFIEPGLYPHEKEGMRFASVFATVFFMLGIAFGYLVITPLALQFFAGYQISPEIENEFDINKYFSMVTFWSLGVGILFELPVVIYFLAKLGIATPAVLRRIRKYAIIVTLVLAAFFTPPDPISQILVALPLMLLYELSIYLAAVVERQRARALKKALE, translated from the coding sequence ATGAAACGCTTCGGGTCACGCACGGCCGAAAAGAAACTCCCGCCGGGCATGCAGGGAGACGGTGCGGCCCGGCCCGTCGATGCCCCCGGCACCGCCGACATGGCCGAGATGTCCTTCCTCGAACATCTCGAAGAACTCCGGTGGGCGCTCATCCGGGGACTCGGCGGCATCCTCGTCGCCACCCTCGTGGCCGTGTTCTTCCGCGAGTGGATTATCGAAAACATCCTCCTCGGGCCCAAAAAACCCGACTTTTTCATGTACAAGCTCTTTGGCATCGAGGCCAAGGAGTTCGTCCTGCAAAACCGCACCATCACCGGGCAGTTCTTCGCCGACATCGGGACGATCGTCGCCGTCGGGGCCGTCCTCGGCTCCCCCCTCTTCGTCTACAGCCTCTGGAAGTTCATCGAACCGGGGCTGTACCCGCACGAGAAAGAGGGCATGCGTTTCGCCTCCGTCTTCGCGACGGTCTTCTTCATGCTCGGCATCGCCTTCGGCTATCTGGTCATCACCCCGCTGGCCCTCCAGTTCTTCGCCGGATACCAGATCTCCCCCGAGATCGAGAACGAGTTCGACATCAACAAGTATTTCAGCATGGTCACGTTCTGGTCGCTCGGCGTGGGGATCCTGTTCGAACTGCCGGTGGTGATCTATTTCCTGGCGAAGCTCGGCATCGCCACCCCGGCCGTGCTGCGCCGCATCCGCAAATACGCGATCATCGTGACGCTCGTGCTGGCGGCCTTCTTCACCCCGCCGGATCCGATCTCTCAGATTCTCGTGGCCCTCCCGCTGATGCTGCTCTACGAGCTCTCGATCTACCTGGCCGCCGTGGTGGAACGACAACGAGCCCGTGCCCTGAAGAAAGCGCTCGAATGA
- a CDS encoding sulfite exporter TauE/SafE family protein: MSTALLLFLAGLAAGFLGGLVGVGGGIIFAPVLLFYYRSAGVPPEVLAPLTIGTSLLCTFVVAVASAWFQHRRRAVEPRVALFAGLSSAAAVFAMTRFVTTQPWYDATVFQIVFSLLLLATVVQMIRPPRHGRVPPEAEGTPSRDRVPWPALFGVGAAAGAVASAVGVGGGVVLVPAYHHLLRLPIHRAVGTSSATIPLIALLGVVGYAIAGSDATVPGTALGYVDAGRALLLALPALFSARLGVWTAHRIDTRALRLSFAVVAVFVALRLLYGALG; encoded by the coding sequence GTGAGTACGGCACTGCTGCTCTTCCTCGCCGGCCTGGCTGCCGGCTTCCTCGGCGGGCTCGTGGGCGTCGGGGGGGGGATCATCTTCGCCCCGGTGCTGCTCTTCTACTACCGGAGCGCAGGCGTTCCACCGGAAGTGCTGGCCCCGCTGACCATCGGCACCAGCCTGCTCTGCACCTTCGTCGTGGCCGTGGCGAGTGCGTGGTTTCAACACCGGCGCCGGGCCGTGGAACCCCGCGTGGCCCTCTTTGCCGGCCTCTCGAGTGCGGCGGCCGTCTTCGCGATGACGCGCTTCGTGACGACGCAGCCGTGGTATGACGCCACCGTGTTTCAGATCGTCTTCAGCCTGCTGCTGCTGGCCACCGTGGTGCAGATGATCCGGCCGCCGCGTCATGGAAGGGTTCCGCCTGAAGCCGAGGGGACCCCTTCCCGCGACCGGGTACCCTGGCCCGCACTCTTCGGTGTCGGCGCCGCAGCAGGGGCCGTGGCTTCCGCAGTGGGCGTCGGCGGCGGCGTGGTCCTCGTACCGGCCTACCATCACCTGCTGCGCCTGCCCATCCACCGGGCCGTGGGGACGTCCAGCGCCACGATTCCTCTCATCGCGCTGCTCGGCGTGGTCGGCTATGCCATTGCCGGTTCCGATGCGACCGTGCCGGGTACCGCCCTCGGCTACGTCGATGCCGGGCGGGCGCTGCTGCTTGCACTGCCCGCCCTCTTCTCCGCACGCCTGGGCGTGTGGACGGCCCACCGCATCGACACGCGGGCGCTGCGCCTCAGCTTCGCCGTAGTCGCCGTCTTCGTGGCGCTGCGCCTGCTCTACGGCGCCCTCGGTTGA
- a CDS encoding queuosine precursor transporter, with protein sequence MLRTAYTLSRPQKLYVVCAAIFITALVIAEATAGKFFVAFDLPFTVSIFGQTFEQVIMTAGVLAFPITFIITDLLNEYYGKPGIRFVTYVGMVMIVFEFGLLQLAMAVPTADISPVPAEAFDTVFGATGRVIVGSITAYLLGQLADITLFHWLRRLTRGRHLWLRATGSTFGSQFIDTLVVLTIAFAGQLSVQEILAVTLFNYAYKFVIAAGITPLIYAAHWLMDRYLGHETAEALIHRAEGAQEIPSTG encoded by the coding sequence ATGCTTCGCACCGCGTATACCCTGAGCCGCCCGCAAAAGCTCTACGTCGTCTGTGCGGCCATCTTCATCACGGCGCTCGTCATCGCCGAGGCCACCGCCGGCAAGTTCTTCGTCGCCTTCGACCTGCCCTTCACCGTCTCGATCTTCGGGCAGACCTTCGAGCAGGTCATCATGACCGCCGGGGTGCTCGCTTTTCCCATCACCTTCATCATCACCGATCTGCTCAACGAGTACTACGGCAAGCCGGGGATCCGGTTTGTGACGTACGTGGGCATGGTGATGATCGTCTTCGAATTCGGCCTTCTGCAACTGGCCATGGCCGTGCCGACGGCCGACATCTCGCCGGTGCCGGCGGAGGCGTTCGATACGGTCTTCGGAGCCACGGGACGGGTCATCGTCGGGAGCATCACGGCCTACCTGCTGGGACAGCTGGCGGACATCACGCTCTTTCACTGGCTGCGCAGGCTCACCCGGGGAAGGCACCTCTGGCTCCGCGCCACCGGCTCCACCTTCGGCTCGCAGTTCATCGACACGCTGGTGGTGCTGACGATTGCCTTTGCCGGGCAGCTCTCGGTGCAGGAGATCCTGGCCGTCACGCTGTTCAACTATGCCTACAAATTCGTCATCGCCGCCGGCATCACGCCGCTCATCTACGCGGCGCACTGGCTGATGGATCGCTACCTGGGCCATGAGACGGCCGAGGCCCTCATTCACCGGGCCGAGGGGGCACAGGAAATACCTTCGACAGGCTGA
- a CDS encoding MarR family winged helix-turn-helix transcriptional regulator produces MKLSELIRQERFASTGQEAMFNVIVTSSWLLGEMAAVMAPFGLTPAQYNVLRILRGSHPRKLTCSDLGARLLDRTPDVTRLLNRLERRDLIHRARARHDRRVVEVGITQKGLALLDEMHDVVHEAMNHITRHLSAEEHRLLCDLLERLRTDQTV; encoded by the coding sequence ATGAAACTTTCGGAGCTCATCCGGCAGGAACGATTTGCCTCGACCGGGCAGGAGGCGATGTTCAATGTGATCGTGACGAGTTCGTGGTTGCTCGGGGAGATGGCCGCCGTCATGGCCCCGTTCGGCCTGACCCCGGCGCAGTACAACGTGCTCCGCATCCTGCGCGGCAGCCATCCCCGCAAGCTGACGTGCAGCGATCTGGGCGCCCGCCTGCTCGACCGCACCCCGGACGTGACGCGGTTGCTCAACCGGCTCGAACGCCGGGACCTCATCCACCGGGCGCGGGCCCGGCATGACCGCCGCGTCGTGGAGGTGGGCATTACGCAGAAAGGCCTGGCCCTGCTCGACGAGATGCACGATGTCGTGCACGAGGCCATGAACCACATCACCCGCCACCTGAGCGCCGAGGAGCACCGGCTGCTGTGCGACCTGCTCGAACGCCTGCGCACCGATCAGACGGTCTGA
- a CDS encoding DUF4159 domain-containing protein → MRTGWLLLVLGWTTGLLAPAAAQQGSAIEIAALKYGGGGDWYQAQTPLPTFIAFVREQTMLEVAPRPAVVEPSSDKLFNYPFLVLSGHGNVSFTDDEARRLRRYLTGGGFLYIDDDYGLDPFIRREMKKVFPELEFVELPFSHPIYHTHFEFSHGLPKIHEHDGKPPQGFGLIYEGRLVAFYTYETNLSDGWEPPEVHNDPPEKRLDALRMGTNILVYAMMH, encoded by the coding sequence ATGCGCACCGGCTGGCTGCTCCTGGTGCTGGGCTGGACGACCGGGCTGCTTGCACCGGCGGCGGCGCAGCAGGGTTCGGCCATCGAGATCGCCGCGCTCAAATACGGGGGCGGGGGCGACTGGTACCAGGCGCAGACGCCGCTTCCCACGTTCATCGCCTTCGTGCGCGAACAGACGATGCTCGAGGTGGCACCCCGGCCCGCCGTCGTCGAGCCGTCGAGCGACAAGCTGTTCAACTATCCCTTTCTGGTCCTCTCCGGGCATGGCAACGTGTCCTTCACCGACGACGAGGCCCGGCGTCTGCGGCGCTACCTGACCGGCGGCGGCTTTCTCTACATCGACGACGACTACGGGCTCGACCCCTTCATCCGGCGCGAGATGAAAAAAGTGTTCCCCGAGCTGGAATTCGTCGAGTTGCCCTTCAGCCATCCGATCTACCACACCCACTTCGAATTCAGCCACGGCCTGCCCAAGATCCACGAGCACGACGGCAAGCCGCCCCAGGGTTTCGGGCTGATCTACGAGGGACGGCTGGTAGCCTTCTACACGTATGAGACGAACCTGAGCGACGGCTGGGAGCCGCCCGAGGTGCACAACGACCCCCCCGAAAAACGCCTCGACGCCCTCCGCATGGGAACGAACATCCTCGTCTATGCCATGATGCACTGA
- a CDS encoding MlaC/ttg2D family ABC transporter substrate-binding protein — MLNRSGLLLLLIVGAFWLPVRHALAQDRAREVRALLEQRDREIKALLGDKETFTDRQREQLKDVINANIDFAAMGRAALGKYWDELTPAQRAEFVEVFSDIVRAHSLSNLDAYRSKVTYDEITVEGNRAHVVTTTTYNEVEMKIEYELGYHDGQWWVHDIILDDVSTAEGYARSFQSLIRKRGFEVLMERLRERRDKALAESGTT; from the coding sequence ATGTTGAACAGATCCGGCCTGCTCCTTTTGCTGATCGTGGGCGCCTTTTGGCTTCCCGTACGGCACGCCCTTGCCCAGGATCGCGCCCGGGAGGTGCGGGCCCTGCTCGAACAGCGCGACCGCGAGATCAAAGCGCTCCTCGGCGATAAGGAGACGTTCACCGACCGCCAGCGCGAGCAACTCAAGGACGTCATCAACGCCAACATCGACTTCGCGGCCATGGGGCGCGCCGCCCTCGGCAAGTACTGGGACGAATTGACCCCCGCACAGCGGGCGGAGTTCGTCGAGGTCTTCAGCGACATCGTGCGGGCCCACTCCCTCTCCAACCTCGACGCCTATCGCAGCAAGGTGACCTACGACGAGATCACCGTCGAGGGGAACCGGGCCCACGTCGTCACGACGACCACCTACAACGAGGTGGAAATGAAGATCGAATACGAACTCGGCTACCACGACGGGCAATGGTGGGTCCACGACATCATCCTCGACGACGTGAGTACGGCCGAAGGCTATGCCCGCTCGTTTCAGTCGCTGATTCGAAAGCGGGGCTTCGAGGTGCTCATGGAACGCCTGCGCGAACGCCGCGACAAGGCCCTGGCCGAAAGCGGGACCACCTGA